The Pseudomonas protegens genome contains the following window.
GGCCAGCTGCCAGGGGACTTTCTCCGAGTGCCCTTCGCTGACCTCAAGGCGCTGGAGGCCGCCGTTGCCGAGCATGGCCCACGCATCTGCGCCGTGTTGATGGAGCCGATCCAGGGCGAGAGCGGCATCCGGCTGGCACCCGCCGGCTACCTCAAGGCCGTGCGCGAGCTGTGCACCCGGCGCAACTGGCTGCTGATGCTGGACGAGATCCAGAGCGGCATCGGCCGCACCGGACGCTGGTTCGCCTGTCAGCACGAAGGCGTGGTGCCAGACGTGATGACCCTGGCCAAGGGCCTGGGCAACGGCATTCCCATCGGTGCCTGCCTGGCCCGAGGCAAGGCCGCGCAACTGTTCACCCCCGGCAGCCACGGCAGCACCTTTGGCGGCAATCCCCTGGCCTGTCGGGCGGCGTGCACCGTGCTGGAGATCATCGAGGAGCAAGATCTGCTGGCCAATGCCGAGCGCCAGGGTGCGTTGCTGTTGCGGCGCCTGCGGGAGGCATTGCAGGGCCATGCCCAGGTCCTGGAGATTCGCGGGCGGGGCCTGATGGTCGGCATCGAATTGCGCAACACGCCACGGGACCTGGTGCAGATCGCCGCGAGGGATCAGGGTTTGCTGATCAATGTCACCCGCGGCAAGACCATTCGCCTGCTGCCGCCCTTGGTGATCGATGAAGCTGACGTGGAGCAGATCGTTCAGGGCCTGGAACAGCTCCTCAACGCTGCTTGAACGACACCGGAGCGCGGCCCAGGCCCGCCCCGGTGCCCCGGATCAATCGTCCAGGGCCTTGGGAGCGGCGGCGGGCTTGGCCGCTTTACCGGCTTTGGCGCTGGCCGGCTTGGCTTCGGGCTCGGGAGCCGGGGCCGGTGCGGCGGCCTGCTTCTCCGCGGCCGGCAACTGGTCGACGGCGCTGAAGACTTCCTTGAGCTCGATGGCCCCGGAGTGCTCCAGCTTCTTCTCGCCGTCCTTGCCCACCAGGATCACCTTGGTCTGCGCCCCGGCGCCGAGCTTGAGGCTGCGGATCAGGGCCATGGTGGATTGCGGATCGATGTCCTTGCCATCGCGCTGGCCGATGGTGTTGATCACGGTGTACAGGACCATGTTGCGTTCGTTGAAGGCTTGGCGGTTGGCTGGCTCATCCAGGGACTTCTTCAGGCTCACCAGGGTCGGGTCCACGGTGCTGGGAGCGATCACGATCAATGGTCGTGATTTGCCCAGGTCCTGCGTCAGTGGGCCATCGTTGTCGGCAGCCAGGACCGGGCCGGCGACAGCGAGCAGAGTTGCGAGGGTCAATGACCGGATGAACATGCGTCTCTCCTTATGTTTTCCACGCAGTAATGATTGCGCATTGCGGAAAAAGGTCCAGGCCGGGACTCAAAATCTGACATTTTTCTGCGCCACGCCCCAGGCGGGCGCCGCCATCGGCCAAGGCGGCGCAGAATCCGGGCTGCGGCGTTTTCAACCTCGAACCGGAGAGCCTGGCGCGCAAGGTTTTGTTGCATATACAGGGTAGCGAGCAGGCCGTGTGCACAATGGCGCGAGCACACTTCGAGCACCTTGGAGCAACATGCGCCGACAGAACCCTTGATGCCCCGAGCCCACTGCCACGAGTACAACCCGCACTACACACTTGAACTTGCAAGTCATGGAGAGTGCGTCATTTTTCAAACGCCAGAAAACAACCAGCGATATTGATAACCCATTGAAAAGTCGCGCTATGTCGCCAGTGCAGCCCAGGCCGTCATATGACGCTTGAATCCACCGGATAATGATCTGGAACAAATAACTCAATGAGCCGCGACTTGTTCTTGCGACGCTCTGCGAACTATAGTTCGGCGCGGCACGGACAGCCCTGCAACACCTTATCAAAGCGATAACTCGCCACATTGCCGAACACTATCGCGCCACGGATTTTTTCGAATGAGCGTCCGACCCCGATGATCCCCCTCCTCGTCTGCGATGACTCAAGCATGGCCAGAAAGCAGGTGCTGCGGACCCTGCCCAGCGAGTGGCAGGTATCGGTGACCCAGGCCTGCAACGGGCGCGAGGGCCTGGAGGCACTGCGCCGGGGCTTGGGCAAGGTGGCGCTGCTGGACCTGACCATGCCGCTCATGGACGGTTACCAGGTGTTGAGCGCCGTGCAGGAAGAAGGCATCGACGCGCGGATCATCGTCATCTCCGGCGACGTCCAGGAAGAAGCCGTGCGCCGCACCCGCGAGCTGGGTGCCCTGGCCTTTCTCAAGAAACCCTTCGATCCCCAGCAGTTGCGCGCCCTGCTCAAGCAACTGCAACTGCTGGACAGCCCGCCGCCCAAGCATCCGATAGCGCCCTCGCCGCCCCCGGTGGTGACCTTCCGCGACGCCTTCCGGGAAACCGTCAACGTCTCCATGGGCTACGCCGCGGCGCTGATCGCCAAGGTGCTGGATGTGTTCGTGCACCTGCCGATTCCCCACGTCAACGTGCTCGAAGCCGGCGAGTTGCAGATGCTCCTGGCCGACGCCAACCGGGCCCGGCAACTGACCGCCATCTGCCAGGGCTACATCGGCAGCGGCATCGCCGGCGAAGCCTTGCTGTTGTTCTACGACTCGGAAGTGGCGGACATCGCCCAGCTGATGGAACAAGGCACCGATCCCTATCAGGAAATGGAAGTGCTGATCGACCTCTCCAGCGTGTTGATCGGCGCCTGCCTGAGCAGCATCGCCGAACAGCTGGACGTGTTCTTTTCCGTGGGCCATCCCCAGGTACTGGGAGAGCACACCAGCATCGACGAATTGATCGTGCTCAATCAGCAGCGCTGGAAAAAGACCCAGGCGGTGGAGATCAGCTACAGCCTGGAAGAACAGAACATCCACTTCGACCTGTTGCTGTTGTTCACCGAAGACTCCATGCCCCTTCTGGAACAGAAACTCGCCTACCTGATGAGTTGAGCCATGCCCAAACGAATGGATTTCAGTGAGCTGCACTGGTTGCTGGCGGTGGTCCAGAGCATCGACGTGGGGATCGTGGTGCTCGACCTCGACTGCCAAGTCCAGGTGTGGAACAGCTTTATGGAGAACCGCTCCGGCGTGCCCTCCAAGCAGGCCATCGACCAGTCGTTCTTCGCGCTGTTTCCCGAGGTCGAGCGGCCCTGGTTCAGCCGCAAAGTGAGCCGCGTGGTGGCCTTGGGCACCCCGGCCTTCACGATCTGGAAACAACGGCCGTACCTGGTGCACTTCAAGAACTACCAACCGATCACCGGCCAGGGCGAGTTCATGTACCAGAACACCACCCTGCTGCCGCTGCGCTCGTCCAACAGCGAGATCCACCACGTCTGCCTGGTGATCTACGACGTCACCGACGTGGCGATCAACAGCCTGGCGCTGCAGCAGGCCAACCGGCAGTTGCAGCACCTGTCGCGCATCGACCACCTGACCCAGCTGTTCAACCGCGGTCACTGGGAACAGCGCCTGGCGTTCGAGTACAGCCGCCACGGCAGCGCCATCGCCCTGCTGATGCTGGACATCGACCACTTCAAGTCGATCAACGATCGCCATGGGCACCAGGCCGGGGACGCGGTGATTCAGCGCGTCTCGCAGCTGATCCACGAGCATGTGCGCGACAGCGATGTGGCCGGGCGCTATGGCGGCGAGGAATTCGCCATCCTCCTGCCCCACACCGACCTGAGCGGGGCCCAGACCCTGGCCGAGCGCCTGCGCCAGTCGGCAGAACAGCAGCAGGTGATCCACAACGGCCAGGCCATCGCCTTCACCATCAGCCTGGGCATCGCCTGCCTCGACCGCCCGGCCCGGGATCACCGCTGCCTGATCGAATGGGCCGACCAGGCGCTATACGCCTCCAAGCACGCCGGGCGCAATCGGGTCAGCACCTACGCGCCTTGAGCAGCGGCACTCGGGCTCCTTGAAAAAAAACCGCCGCCAAGGGATAAACTGCGCGCCTTTCCGGTCCATCCCCCGGTCTGTTACGCCTTTTCCAGCGCCACAAGGAGTCCCGTGCGCATGTCCCAGTCGAATTCAAACCGCTCCCCGCAAGAGCAATGGCGGCAAGCCGTGCTGACCTATGCCCGCGACATCAACCAGTATGTCGAAACCGGCACCCGCGAGGGCTGGAAGGGCCTGAAGGAGCCGAACATGCCCGACACCGAGCACCTGTTACAGGATTGGCAGGCAGCTCTGCAAGCGAGCAACCAAGGCCCCTACGACGCCGCGCAGCACCAGGCCTTCCGCCAGGACTGGCCACCGGCACACTTCCCACTGACGCCACGCCTGGAAAGCCAGGGGCGGATGATTCCGACCCTGGCCCTGTTGCCGGACGGCAGCCTGCTGGCCCGCATCGGCGCGCCCTACGAGGCCGGCTGCGTGGTGCATATCGACGACGCGCGGATCGAAACCCTGGAGCAGGTGGAGTGCTTCGGCGTGTGCCCGCAGCGGCGTTACTTCGCCTGGGGCCGGGCCGACGGCATTCAGGTCACTGACGGCTGGAACGGGCCGCAGGTGGCAAGTTTTGCCTGGCCCGATCCCCACGCGAGCCTGCCGGCGGGCGTAGACCTGGAAGACAGCGGGCGCCCCACCCCCACCAGCCTGATTCCCTTCCCCGACGGGCGCCGGGTGCTGCTGGTGAGCGCCGACGGCATCTTTGTCCTCGCCGCCGAAGGTGCCACGCGCCTGCTGCCGAGCCTGGAAGACCTGCAGCAAGAGCTGGCCGACGGCGTCGCCCCGGAGGACCTGAGCATCGGCCTGAGCATGGAACATGGCGCGGTGTCGCCCGATGGCCAGTGGATCGCCATCGGCGAGCAAAGCGGTATGCACCTGGTGTTCGATGCGAGGTTGCAGCAGGTCGCGCAGATCGGCCCCGCCAGCGAGTACCCGCACTTTGCGCACTTCAACTCGCGCGGCGACCGCCTGCTGCTCAACGCCTGCCACTTCTACGGCGGCGCCAGCCTGGGGGTGGCGGTGGCCGACCTGCCGGGGCTCTCCACCGACTTCTACAGCGACGACCCGCGCACTCCGGTGCTGCAGGAAGGCGCCCGGGTGTACGCCGCCGCCTCACGGGGCAACGAGTTCATCATCGGCGACGCCTACGGCTACCTGCGGGCCGTCAGTGAAACCGGCGAGGAACGCTGGCAGCACTACGTCGGCTCGACCCTGACCGCCCTGGACATCAGCGCCGATGGCAAGACCCTGGTGGCCGCCACCTATGCCGGGATCATCGTCAAGATAGACCTGGACGCCGGGCGCCCGGAATGGCAGATCGGCACCGGCGAGCACCACGAAACCCACCGCTGGCTGTTCTGGAAGGACTTCGCCAAGCCGCTGCTGTGGTGAGTGGGTTCTAGACCGGCGGGCGCGAGAAACTCACCTGCAGCCGCAGGTGGTCAGGATCATCGATCGCCCGCAGGTACTCCGCCACGCTGACCTCGCCGGCGCTGGACCGGGCACCCGGGGCCGGCACATGGCCGGCCAGCAGCTTGTGCACCACCGCCACCGCCGCGCAACTGGGGATCTCCGGACCGTGATCGTGGGTGGCGGTCAACTGCGCGTGCATCGACAGCGGCTGACCGTCCCGGCCCAGGCCATGCACGTCCACGTACATGGCACTGAGGCCGTCGCCGAAACCTTCAAACCAAGTGCCGCAACGATGCAAACGCGCAGCCCAAGGCGCCGGGTCGGCGATCAGCCCGAGCTTCACCGCCTGGGCCAGCAGGGCGTTGGCCAACCCGGCTATCTTCAGCCCGGCACCAGCCTTGAAGCTCAGGGTGTGGGCACCATAACGCTCGGCGAACAGGTCCAGGTCCGGCACATCGACATTGGCCACCAGCCGCGTGCCCAGCCCCGGCAACTTGCGCAGGGTCAGGCCCTGCCAGCCGATCACCGGGTGCGGCTGGCCGTCCTTGAGTTGCAGGATCGGCCGGCCGGCGTAGGCCAACACGCCCTGGATGGTGGACAGGCCGGGCATTTTCGCCGAGGAGGAAATGCCGTGGTCGATCCGATCGATGCGGGAGAAACGCTCACGGTGCTCATCGATGATCGCCGTCGACAAAGTCGGCACCGAGCTGCAACCGCTGAGCAGCGTTACCCCGGCCGCCCGGGCCTGGGCGTCGAGGACGCCAATGCCACCGACGAACTGCCGGCAGTCCGCCAGATCGCAATAGTTGACGCCGGCCTCGATGCAGCCCTGGGCCACCGCATAGGACTGACCCTGGAACGGCCCTGCGGTGTGGATCACCCAATGCACATCCAGGGCCTTGAGCGCCGGCACCCACTGCGGGCCCATGGCATCGCCGCACCAGCCTTCGCAGGGCTGTCCACCCTCGGCTTGCAGCGCCTGAACCTTGGCTGCGAGCTTGCGCGGGTCACGCCCGGAAATCAGCAGATGCACCCCGGGCGTCTGGATCAGATAGCGGCAGACGATGCTGCCGAAATTGCCATAACCACCGACCACCAACACCCTGAGCGTCATTGCCTGCATCCCTGAACCAAGCCGTTATCCGGTGCAGAAGGCACCGTTCGAGGCGCGGCAGCTTCCTTGATTTGCCGCGGATCGACAAGGGGCCGCCGCCTCTGCAATATTCGGTCGACAAAAAATGCCAATGCCGGTCCGGCATAATGCTATGCAAATTCCTCATCAACTGCGGCATTGGAGCGTGATAGCCTCGTCCTGCTATGTCGGCCTCGCATAATAAACCTGCCGGTTTACCCAACCGAGCGGGACCCAGATGCCTTGTTATCCCCCTTTGCTTCACCTTCATCTGCCCAACTAACGTTTCGCTGTGAGCCTTTCGATCATCGGCTCACCAAGGGAACTGATTGCAAAATTTGACTCGACCCCAAGGTCGATCTCTCGATCCTATCTCGGAGCTGTTATGTCCAGGCTTTCCCATCAAGATTTGCGCCGCGGTTTCCGTGAACTGATCGCCTCCAACTCCTGCTACCACACCGCTTCCGTGTTCGACCCGATGTCCGCGCGCATCGCCGCCGACCTGGGTTTTGAAGTGGGCATCCTCGGCGGTTCCGTGGCCTCGCTGCAGGTGCTGGCGGCCCCCGACTTCGCCCTGATCACCCTCAGCGAATTCGCCGAGCAGGCCACCCGCATCGGCCGTGTGGCCCAACTGCCGGTGATCGCCGACGCCGACCACGGCTACGGCAACGCGCTGAACGTGATGCGCACCGTGGTGGAACTGGAACGGGCCGGCATCGCCGCGCTGACCATCGAAGACACCCTGCTGCCGGCGCAGTTCGGGCGCAAATCCACCGACCTGATTTCGGTGGCCGAAGGCGTCGGCAAGATCCGCGCCGCCCTGGAAGCCCGGGTCGACACCGAGCTGGCGATCATCGCCCGGACCAACGCCGGAATCCTCCCGGTGCAGGAAATCATCAGCCGCACCCAGCAGTACCAGCGCGCAGGCGCCGACGCCATCTGCATGGTCGGCATCCGTGATTTCGAGCAACTGGAACAGATCTCCGAGCACCTGAGCGTGCCGCTGATGCTGGTGACCTACGGCAACCCGGCACTGCGCGACGATGCCCGCCTGGCCGAGCTGGGGGTGAAAATCGCGGTGGACGGCCACGCCGCCTACTTCGCCGCGATCAAGGCCACCTACGACTGCCTGCGCGAGCAGCGGCAGATCTTCACCCAGGCCTCGGACCTGAGTGCCACCGAGCTGGCCCATACCTACACCCAGCCCGAGGACTACATCGTCTGGGCCAAGGAGTTCATGAGCGTCAAGGAGTAACACCGGCGATTGGCCGGGGTGAGGCGCAACGCCTCAACCCTGGGCCGATTTCAACGCGCCTTCCACGCAGTCGAGGATCTGCCCGATGGTCCAGGGCTTGCGGATGAAGGTCACCGGATAGCGCACCCCGGAACTCTCGGGGGTCTCGAAACCCGACATCACCACGATTGGCAGCGACGGCCAGCGTTCACCGCACAGGTTGCTCAGGCTGGCGCCGTTGAGCGTGCCGGGCATGCTGATGTCGGTGAGCAGCAGGGCCACGTCCGCGGCATGTTGCTGCAGGAACTCCCAGGCCCGGTCGGCACTGTCCATGCCCTCGGTGGCAAACCCCTCGTCCTGCAGAATCTCGCAAAGAAACTCCAGCACCGTCGGTTCGTCCTCCACCACCAGGATCAAGCGAGAGGTGGCGTCGGGGCGGACGGATGAGGCTGGGCACATGGGGCTGACACTCCCTGAAAGGTTGAGAATTGCGCGGACAGGACCGCTGACAAGAGTTATGAGCGGCGGCTTGACGATAAATTCATTCCCGATGCGCCCGCAGTGTTTTTTTCGGACAGGTCCGAACCGGCTGGCGATAATGCGACCCCGATATCACCGCAACAACGCAGACAGGTCATCCATGGAATTCGATCCCCAACGCCTGGCCCAGGCCCGACACCTGGTGGTGTTCAGTGGCGCCGGAGTCTCGGCTGAAAGCGCCATCCCGACCTTTCGCGACGCCCTGACCGGGTTGTGGGAAAACTTCGACCCGGCGCGGCTGGCCACGCCCCAAGCCTTTCGCGAGGACCCGGCGCTGGTCTGGGGCTGGTATGAATGGCGCCGCATGAAAGTGCTCCAGGCCCACCCCAACCCGGCCCACCTGGCGATTGCCGAACTGGCCCGACGCGTACCGCGCCTGACCCTGATCACCCAGAATGTCGATGACCTGCACGAGCGCGCCGGCAGCCCCTCGGTGCTGCACCTGCACGGCAGCCTGCACCACCCCAAGTGCTTCGCCTGCAACCGCCCCTTCAGCGGCGAACTGCCAGAACCCGTGTTGCCGGAGCAGGGTTGCAGCCTGGAGCCCCCCCGTTGCACCGGCTGCAACGGCAAGATCCGCCCCGGGGTGGTGTGGTTCGGCGAAGCCCTGCCACCGCACATCCTCAAAGAGGCATTCAAAGCGGCAGGCGAATGCGACCTGCTGTTGTCGGTAGGCACCTCGGGTCTGGTGCAGCCGGCGGCGCAGATCCCCCAACTGGCGCTGGAGCAAGGTGCCTGCGTGGTGCACATCAACTCGCAGCCCCAGGCCTGTACGAAGCCTGAGGAATACAGCCTGGTGGGCAAGGCCGGACAGATTATGCCGGAACTGCTGCGCCAGGCCTTTGCCTGATTTTCTGGGGGCTGACACGCCGTTCACGACGCGGATCGTCATTTTTCCCGCCACAGCGGCCCGGCATGAGGTAGATTCAAGCAGCGAATAACCTCGCAACGACGTTTGCTTTCTTGCCCTGCCGCTGGAAACCAAGCCCCGTACCGGTGGCTCTGTTCACTGCCCCGCCGTTTTTTCGCCACTGAGCGCGTCTGGCGCGGTGGCGCCGATTTCAGGAAATGGATTAATGCCGCAAAGACACGTGATCAATGCTTCGGTCAGCCCGAAAGGCAGCCTGGAGACCCTCTCGCAACGTGAAGTGCAACAACTCAGCGCCGCCGGCTCCGGCAGCATCTACACCCTGTTCCGCCAGTGCGCCCTGGCCATTCTCAATACCGGCGCCCACGTCGACAACGCCAAGACCATCCTCGACGCCTACCACGATTTTGAAGTGCGCATTCACCAGCAGGATCGCGGCGTGCGCCTTGAACTGCTGAACGCGCCGGCCGACGCCTTCGTCGACGGTGAAATGATCGCCAGCACCCGGGAAATGCTCTTCAGTGCCCTGCGCGACATTGTCTACACCGAGAACGAACTGGACAGCCAGCGCATCGACCTGGACAGCTCTCAGGGCATCACCGACTACGTCTTCCATCTGCTGCGCAACGCCCGTACCCTGCGCCCCGGCGTGGAGCCGAAGATGGTGGTGTGCTGGGGCGGCCACTCGATCAACACCGAAGAATACAAATACACCAAGAAGGTCGGTCACGAACTGGGCCTGCGCAAGCTGGACATCTGCACCGGCTGCGGTCCGGGCGTGATGAAGGGCCCGATGAAAGGCGCCACCATCGCCCACGCCAAGCAGCGCATGAGCGGCGGTCGCTACCTGGGCCTGACCGAGCCGGGGATCATCGCCGCCGAAGCACCGAACCCCATCGTCAACGAGCTGGTGATCCTGCCGGACATCGAGAAGCGCCTGGAGGCCTTCGTCCGTGTCGGCCACGGCATCATCATCTTCCCGGGGGGCGCCGGCACCGCCGAGGAATTCCTCTATCTGCTGGGCATCCTCATGCACCCGGATAACCGCGACCTGCCGTTCCCGGTGATCCTCACCGGCCCGCGCAGCGCGGCGCCGTACCTGGAGCAGCTCAACGCCTTTGTCCTGGCGACCCTGGGTGAAGCCGCACAGCAGCACTACCAGGTCATCATCGACAACCCGGCGGAGGTCGCCCGGCAGATGACCGAGGGGCTGAAGACCGTCAAGCAGTTCCGCCGCGAACGCAACGACGCCTTCCACTTCAACTGGTTGCTGAAGATCGACGAGAGCCTGCAGCGTCCCTTCGATCCGACCCACGAGAACATGGCCAGCCTGCAACTGAACCACGCCCTGGCGCCCCACGAGCTGGCGGCCAACCTGCGCCGCGCGTTCTCCGGCATCGTCGCCGGCAACGTCAAGGACCAGGGCATCCGCCTGATCGAACAGAAAGGCCCCTACAGCATCCACGGCGACCCGACGATCATGCGGCCCCTGGACCAGCTGCTCAAAGCCTTCGTCGAGCAGCACCGCATGAAGCTGCCCGGCGGCGCGGCCTATGTGCCGTGCTACCGCGTCGTCAGTTGAGCTGGATCACACAGCCCATCACAAACCACGCCACAGCAACGGGCCCCTCGCGGGGCCCGTTGTCATTTCGCCTGACACGCCTGCCGGGTCAGCGCTGCCAACGGGCCATCAACTGGTTGGACGGCAGGCTTTCATCGAGCACCTTGCGCGCACACTCGGCCCCCGCCACCGGCAGCCCTGCCGGATCCAGCAGGCCGATCTGCACCAGCACGCTGGCCTGATCCCAATAGATGTGCTCGTGGCACAGCTTGTCGCCGCGAAACCCGACCACCGCCAGCATGGGGATTTCCACGTACTTGCCGGTGGGCTTGACCCCGGGCAGCAGCCAGTCGATTTCCGTACTGTGGGTGAAGCAGAGGATGAATTCGTCCACCACCTGCAACGCGCCAACCGTGCGCGACACCGGGATCATGCGGGTGTCCGGCGGGTTGCCGTGGACGAAGTGCTGCTCGTAGAAACGGCTCAGATCAGCCGCGCCGACACCGCCGGTCAGCGTCGGCACGTGATTGACGTAGGGCTCCTTGACCATGGTCGCCATGGTGGCCGGCACGTCCCGGGTCGCGAACTCGTGGCTGACATGGGCCTCCCACAGGGCACCGAGGTCGAAGTCCGGCCCCACCGCCTTTTTCAGCGCGGCGATGGTGCGCCCGTGAGCCAGGGTTGCCGAAGGCTTGTGGTAATGCTCGCTGCCGATGCGGGCAAAAGCGTGGTCGGCTTGCGGGTAGCTGTAGATCTCCACCCCAGGGCGCCCGGCCAGGGCCGCGCCGATGCGCTGGCGGGCCGCAGCATCACAGTAGACATCCTGTTCGGCGAAGTGCAGCACCAGACGCCCGTGGATATGCACCGCCTCATCCAGGTATTCATCGATGCCCATGCCGTAGTAACCCACGGCGCAGGCCGCATCGGTCCGGGTGGCGGTGAGGTAGGCCAGCTTGCCGCCCATGCAATAGCCGACGTAGCCCACCGCCGGGCCGCTGACCGCCTCCAGAGCGCGCAGGGCCTCGATCGAGGCGGCGATGTCCTGCACCGCGCGGTCCAGGTCCAGGCCGCCGAACAAGCCCAGGGCCACCTGAAAGTCCGCGGTGCTGTAGCCCAGCTCGACCCCGGGCTGCTGACGCCAGAACAGGTCCGGCACCAGGGCCACATAACCCTCCTCGGCATACAGATCAGCGGTGGCGCGCATATTGTCGTTGATGCCGAAAATCTCCTGGCCAATCACCAGCCCAGGCCCCCGGCCACTGGCGGGCAAGGCCAGATAGCCACGGAATACGCCCGCCCCATCAGCGGCGCTGATTTCTAGGTAGTGCCCCATCTTATTGTTCTCCTCAAGGCTCGGCTCATCACGGCCGGTGCCTATTAGGAACCCGCCGCAAGCGCTTTGCCTACCCCGCAAGTGCAAGCTTTTGTCACCGGACCTGAGCGGATCGCTACCCCGGAGCTACCCCGGAAAAGCCACTTTTCAAAATACTGGAACATAATTCCATTTTCTTGCATGATCTGCGCATCCGCACAGCCAGGCAGCGCTGACGGCCGAAAACCCGCCCCGGACGACGCCATCGGGTCCAGGGCTTGGGCGCTCGATCAGCCAGACCTGGGAATAAAAAACATGCACAAAGGCCTGCTCCGTGACTCAAGCCCCCACTCCCCCTCTACCGCCCCTGGATTGTGA
Protein-coding sequences here:
- the ppnN gene encoding nucleotide 5'-monophosphate nucleosidase PpnN, whose protein sequence is MPQRHVINASVSPKGSLETLSQREVQQLSAAGSGSIYTLFRQCALAILNTGAHVDNAKTILDAYHDFEVRIHQQDRGVRLELLNAPADAFVDGEMIASTREMLFSALRDIVYTENELDSQRIDLDSSQGITDYVFHLLRNARTLRPGVEPKMVVCWGGHSINTEEYKYTKKVGHELGLRKLDICTGCGPGVMKGPMKGATIAHAKQRMSGGRYLGLTEPGIIAAEAPNPIVNELVILPDIEKRLEAFVRVGHGIIIFPGGAGTAEEFLYLLGILMHPDNRDLPFPVILTGPRSAAPYLEQLNAFVLATLGEAAQQHYQVIIDNPAEVARQMTEGLKTVKQFRRERNDAFHFNWLLKIDESLQRPFDPTHENMASLQLNHALAPHELAANLRRAFSGIVAGNVKDQGIRLIEQKGPYSIHGDPTIMRPLDQLLKAFVEQHRMKLPGGAAYVPCYRVVS
- a CDS encoding dienelactone hydrolase family protein, whose product is MGHYLEISAADGAGVFRGYLALPASGRGPGLVIGQEIFGINDNMRATADLYAEEGYVALVPDLFWRQQPGVELGYSTADFQVALGLFGGLDLDRAVQDIAASIEALRALEAVSGPAVGYVGYCMGGKLAYLTATRTDAACAVGYYGMGIDEYLDEAVHIHGRLVLHFAEQDVYCDAAARQRIGAALAGRPGVEIYSYPQADHAFARIGSEHYHKPSATLAHGRTIAALKKAVGPDFDLGALWEAHVSHEFATRDVPATMATMVKEPYVNHVPTLTGGVGAADLSRFYEQHFVHGNPPDTRMIPVSRTVGALQVVDEFILCFTHSTEIDWLLPGVKPTGKYVEIPMLAVVGFRGDKLCHEHIYWDQASVLVQIGLLDPAGLPVAGAECARKVLDESLPSNQLMARWQR